In Suncus etruscus isolate mSunEtr1 chromosome 2, mSunEtr1.pri.cur, whole genome shotgun sequence, the genomic stretch AAGGAGGAGAGGGGATTTCTGGAAGTCaaagtgaaggagaaagagggtGCAGAGGCCTCAAGAAAGGTTCAGTCCATTTATCCTTCTGCCTCTACTGTGTTCCTGGTTGGCTATGTGCCCAGACCAGAAAGAAGTAGAGGGTTTTTCCAGGTAATGGGAGACATGGGAGAAATGAGGACACTAGGAAGGAGGTTCCTGAATTGGATATAGAGGAATCCCCCAACCCCATTCTCTACTTCACCAGTTTGGCAATGGGAGTTGacagttggttttggggccagcaGTCTCTGTGGTCTCTGAGATGCTGGAAATGAACAAAGAAGAAGGGGTTTCAGCAGGTCACTCTCAAGATGAGGTCTTGAGGAGATAGTATGATCCCCTTTGCCATCATCTGTTATCACTGCTCAGAGACCCCTCTTTGTGGGTGCTGTCTCTATCAGCCACCTCTGATTTGGTCATCGATATAAAACTCAGTCTGAGGGATGCTTCTTGCACAGATCCACTTTTCCTCTCAGACCCAAAGTCGAGTTTAGGAAGCAAGACTCAGGGGAAGGGCAAAACCAAACTGCTTGGCCTCTAGCAGCCCTGGACCTGCCCATTTCAGCTACCTTCCTATCAGCCTGCAATTAAAGTCCAAGTTGTGAGTAAGagattgggtgtgtgtgtgtgtgtgtgtgtgtgtgtgtgtgtgtgtgtgtgtgtgtgtgcgcatagGGTATCTATGGAGGCAAGACCACCCTCACAAACTAGAGGATCCTGTTTGTGGGACAGGTTTCCCTTTGAACAGCTGCAATGTTGATCTGAGCTCTCAGCAGGACAGGGCAAGGAACATGAATTTGGGAAGCAAGAGCTGTCCAATTGAGGATGTCTATGTCTCAGGTCATAGGGGCTAATTTCCAACCTATGGAGGCTCAAAGCAATCCCAAAAACCGGTGTAGCATGGGCACAAAGGTGGTAGTACAGAGGCCCACCGATGTGTAGGTGACAAATTTGTAAGGCACTTCAATCTCCAGTCTTCGTCTGGCCTCCTTATTCCTGGTGACCACTTTGAACCAGGAGAACAGCACTTGCAATGAGAGCTTTTGCATCAGCTGACGGACCCCGAGGATTAGTACGATCCCCACGGTGAATCTGCTTAACCCCAGGAACATTTGGTGGGTGGTGAGTGTCGAAAGGCTCTTGATCATGGGCATAGAGGAGGCTGGCTCGGATGATAACTGGAAGAAGTGGTTCATCCAGAATCCAATcgtggctccagccccagcagccATGATGGTGGTGGTGTCGGCCCTGGTGGGGCTGTATAACTCAGGCACGGGGTAGTTGTAGCACAGGACAAAGGGGACCACTAGGACACACACGGGGAAGAGAGGACTGGCAGAGTCCAGGCTGTCCAGGAGGGGCCAGGATGGGTAGGTGAGGATGATGAGGATCGTGGTGATGAAGATTCCACCCAGCACATCCTGTCGGAAGAAAAGAACATAATCCCATGAACACCTGGCCctgcttaaaggaaaaaaagtaagttGAGTGTGGTTGATTTGACAGTTGATGTCAATGGTTACGTGACTAGTTTATACCTATGAGATaataagtttgtttatttttttgttagagACCACACTGGGAGGTaagcagggcttacttctgcctctgtactcaggaatcacttctggtgggggcTTGAGagacttatgggatgccagagatggaattcaagtcatcagtgtgcaaggcaaatgcctttcccactgtattTATGCTCCAATCCTgggtataaaatttatatagatttcaatttttaattctttttcagggAAGGAGAGGGCACGTCAGGAGCTATTGTGGagaaccatatggtgccagaCTGTAAAGTACGACTTCAGCCCTTGGAGCAACTAACTCTCAATTCTACTATACATCCTAAAATCCTCTgtattttcttccagtttttctgcttttgggaataatatatatatatatatatatatatatatatatatatatatatatatatatatat encodes the following:
- the SGPP2 gene encoding sphingosine-1-phosphate phosphatase 2 isoform X1; amino-acid sequence: MYIGQVAKDLLKWPRPFSPPVVKLEKRVITEYGMPSTHAMAATAISFTLLISTMDRFQYPFILGLMLAVVFSTLVCLSRIYTGMHTVLDVLGGIFITTILIILTYPSWPLLDSLDSASPLFPVCVLVVPFVLCYNYPVPELYSPTRADTTTIMAAGAGATIGFWMNHFFQLSSEPASSMPMIKSLSTLTTHQMFLGLSRFTVGIVLILGVRQLMQKLSLQVLFSWFKVVTRNKEARRRLEIEVPYKFVTYTSVGLCTTTFVPMLHRFLGLL